tcgacgtatttcatttcttggccatgtcttcaaaccccgaagaaaatgaatcagtttatccgattcagttatgtctacaatgtccaacatcaaggcttggtattcccttacataactccttaatgagcccgtctgttgcaattccattactttgcactttgctatatactccacattttctggatagaattgggccttcaacgcctgtttcaaccccttccatgtgttaatgacacatctattgtgctgaatatcattccatttagttctccaccacaattttgcatccccaaccAGGTATACCGTTGCCATATTGACCCGGTCCACTTCTACATCCACTCGGGAGCACGTGAAGTAgtgttccatatcaaagaagaaattgtccagttcctttgcatctcgtgtacccccaaaacttttaggttccggtaccttcCATCGAGAACTCTCATTTGGATGTAAAACTGGCCATCGGGCTaactgtgccactgcattcactttcgcagtgatctcttgtaaatccctctggacttagaccaccgcactttggacattgcccaaCTCCTTCAAATCTTCAttcaaagcagtaatggacactttaacatcttctgtaaggaaatcaagattatccgttagctcccgtaaggaggcctcaagctctattggctctccccattgggacgaaagagatggcaatatgccctcaatatgttgtagcctgctctcaaaggcttccaactgctcgatactcttctggaaggcctcaagctctcttggccatttctccagggatttcacacttggaatgaatttttcaagttcctcaagtctctctacgacttttgataccccatagagattttctctagggttttcttcggcggcctcaagctctgttgacacacctttctcttttatcaacgttgccaccaacccttggaggtcACCGCACATTGTCTCCAGGGTTgcaagttttgtctcaagcgcctcaatgcgcttcACTCTTCTTGACTTATTTCTCATAATCCCAcgcatggtgctcgcacacactgtgctctgataccaaatgtcatggacccccaaaatgggactcaagtaagggccgtgtggcactcgttgagagctctctctcgacaagtcagccaactctcacacgttcaagcctgcaagcacgagcaccaggtgagtctcaatactcaaggaaaacaaggaacaataggatttcacatgggcaatatattcttatacaccgaataagactataacaattagagacatcataatccaaggcaacagaacaccacaatgaaaagaactacttgtattattcatctacaagagaatcaccatacaagcgataacacagatattcatatattcattctaaatccctgaagaatacaattatagcagagtatctcactcccccattttccccagtacattgtcacaccctaacacttTGCTTAATGCTTTCCTTATTTGGAATTTGTAGAACATGATAGAAAAACTAATAGCataattattttacattttgggttttcttaatgTTCAATTTTATTCGAAAATTAATGCAAGTTGTAGTCAGCCAGTCGCACTGCCAAAATTGTGTAGCTTGAATAATtagtattttattttcattttcacgcAGGCTGTTGGAAAGGTGCTGCCTGCACTGAATGGTAAATTGACCAGAATGTCTTTCCGTGTTCCCACTGTCGATGTTTCGGTTGTTGACCTAATTGTTAGGTTGGAGAAGGCTGCCACTTATGAACAGATCAAAGTTGTTATCAAGTATGTGATGGAAACCCTTTTATGTGCTCGGCGTAATTAAATAGTTtcgatttttttttctcattttctttgtcTACTATTTTGTGATCCACAGGGAGGAGGCTGAGGGCAATCACAAGGGGATCTTGGGTTACACTGAAGATGATGTGGTGTCTATAGACTTTGTGGGTGATAAAAGGTTAGGATTGCCATCTTTGCTTCAAGGTTATATTTGATATTCCTTCTTCAGCATTTTATTAGGTTTAGGTTATGGGATTTTCGGTTGCATGGGTATCTGTTTGAAGTATAATTTATCCTCTtgtattttttcttgaaattcaTTCAACAGATGTGTTTTTCCTTTTGAGATTAAATGAATGGAAGCAAGATTTTCATCGCTAGCATGGTGCAAATTCCCTTTTGTGCTTTCTCCAAGATTTTGGTATTTGGGTTCACTCTTTCAGGTCAAGCATATTTGATGCAAAGGCTGGGATTGCTCTGAATCCAAATTTTGTGAAGCTCGTCTCATGGTACGACAACGAATGCGGTTACAAGTAATTCCACTCTTTTAATactctaaaatcatagtttcagCTTGTATTGCCTCAAGGTTTGCATTGAGTGTTTGATGGGTAATTATATTGCCATTTTGTATCAGGTAGTTCAAAAATAGAGGTGACTAGAAACACTAATTGATACAGCAATAAAACAATTGATCATTTATGTCAACAATGAATGCATTGGTCTCATGCCATTGTTTGACAGTGGCAAAATTATTGATACAAGTATGTTTTTATTTATGCACATTCAATGCTATGGATATATATTCGACAAATAGGTGCTTCAGTGCAAAAAGAAGGGGTTAGTTTGAAGCAAGCTCAGGCATGGTTTTTCTTCCAATAGCTGATGCCCCGAGTCAGTGACTGCCAGTCTATGGTATTGTTCTTCATCTATCTTGGTTATAAAATGACTTAATTCTCTACGTTACAAGTTCTCAATATGAATTTAGCTCAACATGAAAAGTCCCTTCAGAATTCACAGAAAATTTGTCACTGATGGAAGCACCGCTCGGTCTCAAACTTTGAGACTTTGGCTGTTCCAATTTAACCAACTCACTAGTATGGTTCATGAGTCAATCACTGTTCGACCTAGAAAGGCTAATATATTCTTGACAATCAAAGtgtagaaggaaaaaaaaaatgcttactCATTAAAAAATGATGAGTGTCACTTAATGGTCTAATAGCCTAATTTCAGGATTTTCCTGTAGGCTTACAAGAAGATTGCCAAGTGAAGCGCATGATGAGTATCATTTAAACTAACCTCACCCGGCATGAAGCTGATTATTTTGAGGTAAAACAAATTATTCTCAGAAAATTGCTGAAATAAAATGCACGACCAGCATCATTGAGGCTAATATGGAAAACGATTTGAAGCAAATATTAGGTTTTGTTTAGGTTTATTTTAATTTCTGAAGTGCTTGGGACTTAGTTAGAGAAAAACAACATAAAAAGAGCCTTAGTCTATTTCTCCTAGTATCTTGACAAGGGTAGATAGATTTCATAGCCATTGAAGCGAGTCCTCTATGTTGGACAATGTCATCTTTGCTCTAAAACGATTGTGGTGCACATCAACGATGTGATTCTATACTGCTAATTGCTTTGTGTTTTTCTCCTTTGCTGTATCATAGTAATTGGGGATAAGTATAGAATAATTCTAAATTTTGACATGAGTGGTATTAACCTTAGCCTCTAGCTTCACTAGCTACTGAACATCCTTACATTttttattgttgaccttatgatATTAGTCTCTAATGGGGTTGTTCATGATTCTGTTACCCGAATCGAAACTTCCAAAATTGAAACGAACCAAAAGTTTAGGTTCAGTGCTTTTGTAAATCGAAATCGATCTAAACCTTTTGGTTCACTATGGTTTGATTAACCAACAGTTCAGTTTGATAATTTGATCTGAAccaatttttaaatcattataatatttttaaagaaaaattaaatattttacttggattttgatttagtttgagcatttacactttatttatataaatttaaacatccaaaaaatatttagtgCATACTATTTTTCAACTATAAGATATAAGCTATTGTATAGAAatgtataatataaataatatatatcataaatatatgtttgtgttgaatgccaactgcatgactgatgcagtatattgtgaattgcatgctggtagttaatttaggttgttgcatgtttgaaatgatttatttgttgaaaataacTAGGTTtcaagtacaagttttatgagaaaatgtccaatttacatacggcatgctgccaaaatttcgttaaaattttctcaaaataaatcatgtacaaagataattatgataaaatgaatgttaaaatatttttgaaaggatgagtgaaagttaaacgaatattaaaacttcatcctttatgtgaacagcattgcagattactatccataatgcaccgaatgactaaatctttttgcgAACTCATCAGTAATTCCTCTGATGAACATTTCCCATAACTGCACTTAAATTATTATACTTCtctcgagtttttttttttttttttaagttttttcttTCGCATTAGTGTACGAATGTCTGATTATTTTACTATCAAATTATTGATACTTAtggtacgtatacatatatgataaaaaatcgtatactaatttttttttaataattcttaATTTATAGGATTTGCAGTTGTCATAACATTagcacgatgccatgcactaTAGTTAGATGCAactattgattatttttttatttttatttattttttgttatttgaacaaatgaaatttctgtattttaatttgaatttgtataatgtatttgtatttggattttattttttaaatatttttttgttatttgaacagatgaaatttctgtattttaattaaatttgtataatgtatctgcatttgaattagaattttgaataatttatgaattttgtagtaattatggtttaatgttatgtatgcgaaaatgtaattacagatttttacaaaatataatgattaaaaaaattataaattttaaaattattagtgacggctttaaaatcgtcactaataattgtccatattttaagtattagtgaatgattcaaaattgtcactaataatagggtattagtgacgaattccaaaatcgtcactaatagtatagtattagtgaatgattcaaaattgtcactaatagtaggacattagtgacgaatttcaaaatcgtcactaatattattagtgacgattttgagacgagccgatgtagaatttatagtgacggtattagggttttactatattattagtgacagtttcaatattcatcactaataattattagtaacgacagatataacaactaatttaaaatcttcactaatacttataaattcgtcactaatactattagtgatggttttgggattattagtgataattttgatccttcactaataaccttattttttgtagtatttggatgtattttgaaaaatttcaataCGATTTTGCATTATTTCCTATCTAAATCAACACAAATATAAATTTAAGGTCTCCCTAAACATGGTGTAAGGATATTTGTGTCTgtaaaatgaattacaatattcTCACTTTTGTATGCGATATAGATATTACTTACATAACAATTAAAATGGATTTTGCTTGGATTATTCCAATCTTTGGTAGGAAGGCCATGTAGTACAAAAAAGGTAAAGGTATTGAAGCTTTTGAacaagaaggaaaataaaaaagagtGGTTGACAATATCAAAAGTTGTTGTACACTGAACATAGACTCTTAACATGATGAAATTGTCTATGTTTGATATTTATTCCTATTAACAATATTTTAGAAAGAAAAGTTTATGACATCCAAGTataaatattacatattattttgtttctaaattttatAGTCCATTTGCTTTTCATTCTTCTTTGTGTCATCTCACTCTCTCTAACATAATCACGAAGAAAAGAAAaccactctctctttctttatttttaaaattgtccGTGAGAGAAAAAGGTTAttgcaaaagaaaggaaaataaaaaagtaaacaaagttttggaaaaagaatggtgaaaaaacaaagaaaaatgtaGAAAATGGAGAAAGTGATTGACAATACAAATCAAATGAGATGTAGATAGGTACATCCAATCTTCTCAATGATCCAAAAGTTTCATACTTTGATGTGAGCTACTTTAGATAATTCAGggctttttgaaaaaaaaaactttatagatATTTATatcaataattataataatatacataaatataattaattaggtaaaagACATTGAATTCCCTCAAGGTTTGATAGAAAGGCATATACCTtccttaagattttaaaattttttgagatttttcttGAACTTTCAAGAATTTTATGAACCTCTCGTGAGATTTattaaaaagatacaaacctaacacattgcatattagttcttcattacatgtgctcattctcccttactcacttattgtgtttgattcaattcttgagagaataatgtgaggtttgagttgtaaatcatatttactcattgtaaggagcattctttgtaatcttccatcttcttgtgaaaggtactttgtgaaccaagttgtaaggttctttgtgaaccgaattggTAAAGACTatttgtgagcggtagggattttttcccgagtttgtaaggcttgctccgctgcGGAAGGAGCGCTTATAGTGGATTGTGAAATCCTTGACTTGGTattaaggcgtggacgtaggcttggtgccgaaccacgtaaaaatactggtGTTGTTTTTTCTCttccttacactctttattttatatcttgtgcatgatttatatttatattgcgatataattttttgtattttgtaGAAAATTACGTATTCCGAAAAAAGAGTCAGACTATACACTTCGGGTTGGGACTCCCAACTCAAAGTCTAGACAGTGTATCTTTCTGGGGTATGAGAACAGGGTGAAAGGCTTCAAACTCTAGGATTCGAAGGAAAACAAGGCAGTGATTAGTATAGATGTGGTTTTTGATAAAAAAGTCATGTTGCAGCATTCTCAGGAAGAAGAGAAACAAGTGTCGAAAAATTGCTGCAGCAATGAACATGTGGTCATAACAATTAATATGGATTTTGCTTGGATTCTTCCAATCTTTTGTAGGAAGGCCTTGTACAATTTTATTTAAGATGATGAAATTTTCATGCATCTCATATCCATCTCTATTAAGAAAGTTTTCATAAGACAATCTTTTAGCATAACATTACATACTCTTTTCTTCCCTAATCTTTTTATTAATTTGATCTTTtcattcttctttgctctctctctctctctctctctagaaaaagaGTACTCCTCCCTTGCCCCAAAAGTCAAACAAAAAAGGTATATTgtctgaaaaaataaaaaaggtattGAAGCTTTTGAACAAGAATGATggcaagaagaaaaaaaaaaagaaaaacaagagagCGGTTGACAATATCAAAAGTTGTTGTACACTGAACATAGACTCTTTAACATGATGAAATTGTCTATGTTTGATATTTATTCCTATTAACAATATTTTAGAAAGAAAAGTTTATGACATCCAAGTataaatattacatattattttatttctaaattttatagCCCATTTGCTTTTCATTCTTCTCTGTgtcatctcactctctctcacaTAATCACGAAGAAAAGAAAACCactctctttctttatttttaaaattgtccGTGAGAGAAAAAGGTTATTGAAAaagtaaggaaaataaaaaagtaaacaaagttttgaaaaaagaatggtgaaaaaacaaagaaaaatgtaGAAAATGGAGAAAGTGATTGACAATACAAATCAAATGAGATGTAGATAGGTACATCCAATCTTCTCAATGATCCAAAAGTTTCGTACTTTGATGTGAGCTACTTTAGATAATTCAAagctttttgaaaaaaaaaactttatagatATTTATATCagtaattataatattatacataaatataattaattaattaattaggtaaaagATATTGAATTTCCTCAAGATTTGATAGAAAGACATATACCTCccttaagattttaaaattttttgagatttttcttGAACTTTCCTTAGGTTTATCAAAAAGACATGAACCTAGTGtgtaaaaagaaaattcttttaaggaaatatttgtaattttttaacaAAACTCAGGAAAGAATTATGACTTTTTTAAAAACTTCGGAGTGATACCCGAGACTTTTTAAGCCTCAAGGGCGgttcctatttttttttatattaaaactCAAAGAAGGCCAATTTCTTTTGTCATGATTAATTTAGTGTATTACTATAAAATAATGTAATAGAAAACTACAATCATCTTTATAAGCTCACAATCTTTTAATGGCGTAACACTATTAAATCCTACTCGAATTTTGCATTATTCATTTTGTATGGGATGTGTCGGTCATCTATCGATAGTACCTATGACATTGCGGGCCGAACTCTAATTATGGGCAACAACGCTTGCGTCATCAGATCGAGGAAGCATAGCACAGaagattttaatttttctcaGCAGAGCTAGGGAGAATATATAGCTGGAAATGGAGGTCTCTGCTTCGGGAGAACTTCCGGCGCCGGCTGGCTCCATTTACGACCGGCGAAGTGAGATAAAATCATTTGATGAAACAAAAACAGGGGTCAAAGGTCTCGTCGACGCCGGCGTCGTGGAGATCCCCCGGATGTTCTTTCACCCGCCGGATGATTCCAAGAAGGCGCCGGGAAACGGGGATTCCCGGTTCGTTTTTCCGGTGATAGATCTCGGAGGCATGGACGGAGACCCGATTCGGCGGAAGGAGGTGGTGGAAGAAGTGAGGAAAGCGGCGGAGAGTTGGGGCTTCTTCGAGGCGGTAAACCATGGGATACCGGCGAGCGTTTTGGAGGAGATGCTGGCAGGCGTGCGCAGATTTTACGAGCAAGATGAGGAGGTGAAGAAGGAGAATTACACGCGGGACAACTCCCGGAAAATAGTTTACAATAGCAATTTTGATCTATACTCTGCACCCGCAGCTAATTGGAGGGATACCTTTTTCAGCATGATGGCTCCTGATCCCCCTCCTCCTGAAGAGTTGCCAGTCGTGTGCAGGTATGCAGGTATTACTTTCCTATGCTCGCCTTGCAGAGCTTGTGAGTATGGTCttatatttttctgaaattgTTGAATTTTTGGTCAAAAATCTTACTTTTTCatcaaattcaaaattgaaatttctgtAAATTTCTATCTTACAAtcaaaattttaacaaattattcaaaattaagacatcaatttTTTGGAAGattaagagaaaaagaagaagacagaTGAAAAATTGCCTTGCTTTTTCCTTTTTAATAGTATATAGTTAGACTAGTTTACCCAAACTGAGACAAATAAATAAGCCAGATGACTAACCTTGAGCATTTTTCATTGAAATAACAAGCGAAAGGAATGAAGAGAACTCTGAACCTTGCATTATTTGGAATATGATGAAGCATTACTATCGCATTTGGTTGAGGGAATAGAGAGAGGcagaaaaagaaaatacaaaatagAAATTAACAGAAGCTGTGAGTTTATCAAaccttctttttctatttttacttGTGGTGTGGAAGCTTGCAAGAAGGAAATGAATTCAAGCTAACTTTTCCACTTCTCTTAAAACAAATCTTTCTAAAAAGAGGAAGAAATTGGTTGAAAAGAAACCTACTTATTAATTTGcttgatgctttttttttttttgactatgCTTATTTGGGAGGAAAAGGTAAAATAGTTTTCATTCATTTTTTCTTCACGAGCACTTATCTATTCATCCATTAATATAACCTAGCATAATGCGTTACAGCTAAACCTAGGCTTTGCAAGAGTCATATGCTGTTCATTGGTAAAATAATGGTAGCATTTGAAAGTTGAACTAATGATATTTTTAGCTTAAGAGattgcaacaaaaaaaaaagctAACTTAGCTAGGAAGTGCCTAGCGTGACTAGCTCAAGTGGTAACGACAAACTTGTAACTTTGTCGACCTCAAGGTCTTGGATTCAATTCTCCCTTGAGACATTACGTCAATGAATTATCAGGAGTGTGTCAATGAGGGGACGGCTTTCACTTTCTCAACTTTGGTGCTGCGTCATCATGTCCAATGTGGCGGTATGGTGACGAattatcaaaaaagaaaaaaaaaacctagctaGGAAGTGCTATAATTATAAATACAGTAAATAGGGAATTTCTTATCAAGACATCATCTTAATTACATTCTTTATTTGATTGACTTGTAGAGATATACTGGTGCAGTATTCAAATCACATAAAGATGCTTGGGTTTTCATTGTTTGAGTTGCTGTCCGAGGCTCTTGGGCTAAACTCAAGCCATCTAAAAGATATGGACTGTGCCGAGGGAGTACTTGTCCTCTGTCATTATTATCCAGCATGCCCACAGCCAGAATTAACTTTAGGCACAAGTAAACATGCAGACAATGACTTCCTTACAGTGCTTTTACAAGATCAGATGGGAGGCCTCCAGGTTCTGCATCAGAATCATTGGGTAGATGTTCACCCTACACCTGGAGCCCTAGTTGTTAATGTCGGCGACCTTCTTCAGgtgagttttattttatttttttctttttctttctaggTTAAATAAACTAATGGTGCTGTTCTTATTTGCTAAGTAACCGTCCAATCTGCATCATGTGATATTATTTTCTTGTAAAGGTTTCTTCATTAAGTTTAGTTAGAATATTATTTCATTTCATATGATTCATAATAAGAAAATTGCTTTTAGtcttgtatttatttattttattttatttttataatccgGCTACTTTAGTTACCATTGCGTTACTTTGGATACTATGGTGCGGTACTATATCGGGGGTGAAAGCTGTCCAACCATTGATGCACGCCTGGTAGTTCACCAAAGTGAACTTTGAAGGAGGAATCGAATCCATGaccttggggtcaccaaagtTACAACTTGTCTTTATCACTTGAGCTAACCCGGCAAGACTTTAGTCTTGTATTTGAAAGAGAACCATTACAACAATAAGAAACATTTCAAGTTAACTCATCTTAATATGTTGTGCTGCTCAATGGTCTAAAACTAATATATTTATACGAACATGCCATTCCATTCTCAATAACTCAAACATTATCCATGTGATTTGTCCTTTCAGAAAGTCTAATAATGATtgttagttttccaaaaaaaaaaaaaaatctaataaataCATGTTCATGGAATTAATAGTGTGGGAATGTAATAGCTCTTGCATAAGAgtataataattttcaaaataaagtatcAATAGTGAAAGGTAAATAATTGAGAGAACTATTGATTGGACTAGCAATTATTCgtaataaaataacataaatttttatatagtCATTTGCTTTAAAGACACACTGCTCTGTTTAAAATTATTACGTTCTTATACAATATCTATTCCATTTCATGAACAAAGTTTATAAAATGTAACAATGGTAAGGGCTAATTCCATTATCCCTTTATtgttacttattttttttttttttaaaaaaaaaggaaagaaagaaatggAAGATTAAAAACTACTCTCATTGTATTGGGGGTTCAAATATTATCAATAATTAAGCTGGCTTCAATAAAAGTTTGGTCA
This genomic stretch from Malania oleifera isolate guangnan ecotype guangnan chromosome 3, ASM2987363v1, whole genome shotgun sequence harbors:
- the LOC131151242 gene encoding glyceraldehyde-3-phosphate dehydrogenase, cytosolic-like; translation: EINLSLEGLLSKVSALVSTQKTVDGPSNKDWRGGRATASNIIPSSTGAAKAVGKVLPALNGKLTRMSFRVPTVDVSVVDLIVRLEKAATYEQIKVVIKEEAEGNHKGILGYTEDDVVSIDFVGDKRSSIFDAKAGIALNPNFVKLVSWYDNECGYK
- the LOC131151976 gene encoding 1-aminocyclopropane-1-carboxylate oxidase homolog 1-like, which gives rise to MEVSASGELPAPAGSIYDRRSEIKSFDETKTGVKGLVDAGVVEIPRMFFHPPDDSKKAPGNGDSRFVFPVIDLGGMDGDPIRRKEVVEEVRKAAESWGFFEAVNHGIPASVLEEMLAGVRRFYEQDEEVKKENYTRDNSRKIVYNSNFDLYSAPAANWRDTFFSMMAPDPPPPEELPVVCRDILVQYSNHIKMLGFSLFELLSEALGLNSSHLKDMDCAEGVLVLCHYYPACPQPELTLGTSKHADNDFLTVLLQDQMGGLQVLHQNHWVDVHPTPGALVVNVGDLLQLITNDKFKSVEHRVLANSVGTRVSVACFFSTGFYPSSKLYRPIKELLTEENPPKYKETTVRDYCAYFNAKGLDGTSALLRFRL